One genomic region from Nocardioides plantarum encodes:
- a CDS encoding universal stress protein — translation MSTTQPAPPRDARARPVLVAVAPDGSAAAVRVATALAAREGRPLHVLHVVELVPVVDGAGAAGARVLHDAVVHARDLVPGTVAVTSELAHGGLVERIVASAHTAAYVVLQQAVQPDVRGRRAEVGRQVAARVGVPVVCVPRLWAGSPGAGTVTVAVKDPVTCGPLLRVAASAAVARGAGLRVLHVGPDDELTEARRFIGDQMAQLVRLDARPGPAVVDLVLVEGDALTEVSAASRTSELMVVGRHHRHHPGGSTLGSVAQALARRAACPVLLMDPRRSTSSGEWVFETDLA, via the coding sequence GTGAGCACCACGCAGCCAGCACCTCCTCGCGATGCTCGCGCACGCCCCGTCCTCGTGGCCGTGGCCCCGGACGGCTCCGCCGCCGCCGTTCGCGTGGCGACGGCGCTCGCGGCGCGTGAGGGGCGTCCGCTCCACGTGCTCCACGTCGTCGAGCTGGTTCCGGTGGTCGACGGGGCCGGCGCCGCGGGTGCGCGCGTGCTCCATGACGCAGTCGTCCACGCGCGCGACCTGGTCCCCGGGACGGTGGCCGTGACCAGCGAGCTGGCGCACGGCGGCCTGGTCGAGCGCATCGTGGCCTCGGCACACACCGCGGCGTACGTCGTCCTGCAGCAGGCGGTCCAGCCCGACGTGAGGGGCCGCCGGGCCGAGGTGGGTCGCCAGGTCGCCGCCCGGGTCGGCGTACCCGTCGTGTGCGTCCCCCGGCTCTGGGCGGGCTCGCCGGGGGCGGGCACGGTGACCGTCGCGGTCAAGGACCCGGTCACGTGCGGGCCCCTCCTGCGCGTGGCGGCGAGTGCAGCCGTGGCCCGCGGCGCCGGGCTCCGGGTGCTCCACGTGGGACCGGACGACGAGCTCACCGAGGCCCGCCGGTTCATCGGCGACCAGATGGCGCAGCTGGTTCGGCTGGACGCCCGGCCCGGCCCGGCCGTGGTCGACCTGGTCCTCGTCGAGGGCGACGCCCTCACCGAGGTGAGCGCGGCGTCTCGCACCTCCGAGCTGATGGTCGTGGGGCGCCACCACCGACACCACCCGGGTGGCTCGACGCTGGGCTCGGTGGCCCAGGCGCTCGCGCGTCGCGCCGCGTGTCCCGTGCTGCTGATGGACCCACGACGCTCTACCTCGTCGGGGGAGTGGGTCTTCGAGACCGACCTGGCCTGA
- a CDS encoding ArsR/SmtB family transcription factor, with amino-acid sequence MSMSSGYGSDALACCAPLVREPIGAEQAASVVVVLKALADPVRLRLMSLVLSHEGGEACVCDLLPAFELSQPTISHHLKVLHDAGLLGREKRGVWVYYQARPEALRALTTLLEPAGAHA; translated from the coding sequence ATGTCGATGTCTTCCGGGTATGGGTCCGACGCGCTGGCCTGCTGTGCCCCGCTGGTGCGCGAGCCGATCGGCGCCGAGCAGGCCGCGTCGGTGGTGGTGGTGCTCAAGGCGCTGGCCGACCCGGTGCGGCTGCGCCTGATGTCGCTGGTGCTGTCCCACGAGGGCGGCGAGGCCTGCGTGTGCGACCTGCTGCCGGCGTTCGAGCTGTCCCAGCCCACGATCAGCCACCACCTCAAGGTCCTCCACGACGCCGGCCTGCTGGGCCGGGAGAAGCGGGGCGTGTGGGTCTACTACCAGGCGCGTCCCGAGGCGCTCCGTGCGCTGACCACGCTCCTCGAGCCGGCGGGAGCCCACGCATGA
- a CDS encoding low molecular weight phosphatase family protein, with translation MSTTPPQVVFACRKNGGRSVIARLLTQHYAGEAVTALSAGTEPGDRIHPEVARVLEELGLDTSGERPKVLTREAIAASDVAVTLGCGEECPYVPGVRYVDWPVDDPKGQDDDTVRRVVADLDHRVRALVVELVPDLALPASVLAP, from the coding sequence ATGAGCACCACCCCGCCCCAGGTCGTCTTCGCCTGCCGCAAGAACGGCGGTCGCTCCGTCATCGCGCGTCTCCTCACCCAGCACTACGCGGGGGAGGCCGTCACCGCGTTGTCCGCCGGCACCGAGCCCGGGGACCGGATCCATCCCGAGGTCGCGCGCGTGCTCGAGGAGCTGGGTCTGGACACCTCCGGCGAGAGGCCGAAAGTGCTGACCCGCGAGGCGATCGCCGCCAGCGACGTCGCCGTCACCCTCGGTTGCGGCGAGGAGTGCCCCTACGTCCCCGGAGTCCGCTATGTCGACTGGCCCGTCGACGACCCGAAGGGCCAGGACGACGACACCGTCCGACGCGTCGTCGCCGACCTGGATCACCGGGTCCGCGCCCTCGTGGTCGAGCTGGTGCCGGACCTGGCGCTGCCGGCGTCGGTGCTGGCGCCGTAG
- a CDS encoding serine hydrolase: MTALEDVDTWIAEQLPLLIEKYDVPGAAVAVLAGGEVIDHAAGLLSRTTEVEATVDSVFQIGSITKVWTATLVMQLVDEGALDLDVPIRTYLPEFAIADESVAEKITTRQLLKHTAGFEGDIFTDTGSGDDCVEKYLAVLHEVPQLFPPDTMFSYNNAGYCVLGRLVEVLRGKPYDVSLREHLITPLGLTHTATDPYEAILFRAAVGHLQPEPDAPAQAAPVWALTRSNIPAGSMLAMRPRDLVAFARMHLDGGTAADGTRVLEAATVAAMQVPQVELPDLGLMGTHWGLGWELFETPDGVLVGHDGNTIGQAAFLRVVPEKGVVIALLTNGGDAFSLYRDLYSHLLSELADVTLPALPAPPTEPETIDASRYVGTYSAEVFDIDVTQDDAGRIWMDLTPSGIAEELGEKAERKELVHYAGDSLIPVEADRGMFMPHAFLGDDGDGHALYLHVGRAVRRAGA; encoded by the coding sequence ATGACCGCACTCGAGGACGTCGACACCTGGATCGCCGAGCAGCTGCCCCTGCTCATCGAGAAGTACGACGTGCCCGGCGCCGCCGTGGCCGTCCTCGCCGGGGGCGAGGTGATCGACCACGCAGCCGGGCTGCTCAGCCGGACCACGGAGGTCGAGGCCACCGTCGACTCGGTGTTCCAGATCGGCTCGATCACCAAGGTGTGGACCGCGACGCTGGTGATGCAGCTGGTCGACGAGGGCGCGCTCGACCTCGACGTCCCGATCCGCACCTACCTGCCGGAGTTCGCGATCGCCGACGAGTCGGTGGCCGAGAAGATCACCACCCGCCAGCTGCTCAAGCACACGGCCGGCTTCGAGGGCGACATCTTCACCGACACCGGATCCGGCGACGACTGCGTCGAGAAGTACCTCGCCGTGCTGCACGAGGTGCCGCAGCTGTTCCCTCCCGACACGATGTTCTCCTACAACAACGCCGGCTACTGCGTGCTCGGTCGCCTGGTCGAGGTGCTGCGCGGCAAGCCGTACGACGTCAGCCTGCGCGAGCACCTGATCACGCCCCTCGGGCTCACCCACACCGCCACCGACCCCTACGAGGCGATCCTGTTCCGCGCCGCGGTCGGCCACCTGCAGCCCGAGCCCGACGCCCCGGCGCAGGCGGCGCCCGTGTGGGCGCTGACCCGCTCCAACATCCCCGCCGGGTCGATGCTGGCGATGCGCCCGCGCGACCTGGTCGCGTTCGCCCGGATGCACCTCGACGGCGGCACCGCCGCCGACGGCACCCGCGTGCTCGAGGCCGCCACGGTCGCCGCCATGCAGGTCCCGCAGGTCGAGCTGCCCGACCTGGGCCTGATGGGCACCCACTGGGGCCTGGGCTGGGAGCTCTTCGAGACCCCCGACGGCGTCCTCGTCGGCCACGACGGCAACACCATCGGCCAGGCCGCGTTCCTGCGGGTCGTGCCCGAGAAGGGCGTGGTGATCGCGCTGCTCACCAACGGCGGTGACGCCTTCTCGCTCTACCGCGACCTCTACTCCCACCTGCTCTCCGAGCTCGCCGACGTCACCCTGCCGGCCCTGCCCGCGCCGCCGACCGAGCCGGAGACGATCGACGCCTCCCGCTACGTCGGCACGTACTCCGCCGAGGTCTTCGACATCGACGTCACCCAGGACGACGCCGGCCGGATCTGGATGGACCTGACCCCGAGCGGCATCGCCGAGGAGCTGGGCGAGAAGGCCGAGCGCAAGGAGCTCGTGCACTACGCCGGCGACAGCCTGATCCCCGTCGAGGCCGACCGCGGCATGTTCATGCCCCACGCGTTCCTCGGCGACGACGGCGACGGCCACGCGCTCTACCTGCACGTCGGTCGCGCCGTACGCCGCGCCGGCGCCTGA
- a CDS encoding ABC transporter substrate-binding protein gives MKLTTAALGLCVTTVVLAGCGGGGSGSSSGGGGEVVDGGTFTMSLASDPGNLDPQMGAGSGLFATTQFGYDALLSVNAKGEIESGLATTWSAEGTKVELTLGDGITCSDGTAFTPSAAADNVNFVADPANQSPLLGTFLPAGAKATGDDAAGTVSITLTTPAPFVLNGLASLPMVCPGGLDDRKSLAQATNGTGPYELTDAKPGESYTFKIREGYTWGPNGASTDVKGMPDTVVLKITENETTAANLLLSGELNAAQIVGPDAKRLEGAGLFTAKTPALVGEQWYNQAAGRPTADPKVRIALTRALDLGELQKVLTSGTGGPATTLAAVEPTTCPGDSVSGSVPSYDADAAGTLLDEAGWTLGEDGTRTKDGKPLELVLLYQASSGTGGAAATELAVQQWKKVGVKVTAKSQNETTLTGTIFSGGDWDVSWVSLNVNAPDQLVPFLSGAKAPDGTNFAGIDNADYQAGLAEASKTQGVEGCDAWLAAESALLKSADVVPFANNIVRTFGAGAEFTTPGNLVPTSIRMMAK, from the coding sequence ATGAAGCTGACCACCGCCGCCCTCGGCCTGTGCGTCACCACCGTCGTCCTGGCCGGCTGCGGCGGAGGAGGGTCGGGCTCCTCCTCGGGCGGCGGAGGCGAGGTGGTCGACGGCGGCACGTTCACCATGTCGCTGGCCTCCGACCCCGGCAACCTCGACCCGCAGATGGGCGCCGGGAGCGGCCTGTTCGCGACGACCCAGTTCGGCTACGACGCCCTGCTCAGCGTCAACGCGAAGGGTGAGATCGAGTCGGGCCTGGCGACCACGTGGTCCGCCGAGGGCACCAAGGTCGAGCTGACGCTCGGCGACGGCATCACCTGCTCCGACGGGACGGCGTTCACGCCCAGCGCCGCGGCCGACAACGTCAACTTCGTGGCCGACCCCGCCAACCAGAGCCCGCTCCTCGGGACCTTCCTGCCCGCCGGGGCCAAGGCGACCGGCGACGACGCGGCCGGCACGGTGTCCATCACGCTCACCACCCCGGCGCCCTTCGTGCTCAACGGCCTGGCCAGCCTGCCCATGGTCTGTCCTGGCGGCCTGGACGACCGCAAGTCCCTCGCGCAGGCCACCAACGGCACCGGCCCCTACGAGCTGACCGACGCCAAGCCCGGCGAGAGCTACACCTTCAAGATCCGCGAGGGCTACACCTGGGGTCCGAACGGTGCCTCCACCGACGTCAAGGGGATGCCCGACACGGTGGTCCTCAAGATCACCGAGAACGAGACCACGGCCGCCAACCTGCTGCTGTCCGGTGAGCTCAACGCCGCCCAGATCGTGGGCCCGGACGCCAAGCGCCTCGAGGGTGCCGGCCTCTTCACCGCCAAGACCCCCGCCCTGGTCGGAGAGCAGTGGTACAACCAGGCCGCGGGTCGACCCACCGCGGACCCGAAGGTCCGCATCGCCCTCACCCGGGCACTCGACCTCGGTGAGCTGCAGAAGGTCCTCACCTCGGGCACCGGCGGCCCGGCGACCACGCTGGCCGCGGTCGAGCCCACCACCTGCCCGGGCGACTCGGTGTCCGGTTCCGTGCCGTCGTACGACGCCGACGCGGCCGGGACGCTCCTCGACGAGGCCGGCTGGACCCTCGGCGAGGACGGCACGCGCACCAAGGACGGCAAGCCGCTCGAGCTGGTGCTGCTCTACCAGGCCAGCTCCGGGACCGGCGGCGCCGCGGCCACCGAGCTCGCCGTCCAGCAGTGGAAGAAGGTCGGCGTGAAGGTGACGGCGAAGAGCCAGAACGAGACCACCCTGACCGGGACCATCTTCAGCGGCGGTGACTGGGACGTCTCGTGGGTCTCCCTCAACGTCAACGCCCCCGACCAGCTGGTGCCGTTCCTCTCCGGGGCCAAGGCACCCGACGGGACCAACTTCGCCGGCATCGACAACGCCGACTACCAGGCGGGGCTGGCCGAGGCGTCGAAGACGCAGGGGGTCGAGGGGTGCGACGCGTGGCTCGCCGCCGAGTCGGCGCTGCTGAAGTCCGCCGACGTCGTCCCCTTCGCCAACAACATCGTGCGCACGTTCGGCGCCGGCGCGGAGTTCACGACGCCGGGCAACCTGGTGCCGACCAGCATCCGCATGATGGCGAAGTAG
- a CDS encoding ABC transporter permease, translating to MTTTASSVAAAPATDRKVGRVSGALSHRWVRFAVRRLARLVGSLAVLVTAAFAMIHLIPGDPVRGALGPTAPAALVEARRESLGLNDPLWEQYWHYLQGLFTGDLGTSLTMQLPVSDIVAQRLPATLTLAVLGFVVAVAVAVPLGVAMGVVTRRGRGRRSELAFTTTSVVLGTIPDFLIGVGLVYVFGVSLDWLPVAGNETADAYVLPVAALAVGPAAILARIIRVEMVSVLEADFVRTARAKRLPARTVYLGHALPNALTAALTLGGLLLGSLVAGTVLIENVFAWPGLGKTIVSSILSKDYPVVQAIVLVYGVSVLLANTVVDVALALLDPRSMVVED from the coding sequence ATGACGACGACGGCGAGCTCGGTCGCCGCCGCTCCCGCGACGGACCGGAAGGTCGGACGGGTCTCGGGGGCGCTGTCCCACCGCTGGGTGCGCTTCGCCGTACGGCGCCTCGCGCGGCTGGTCGGCTCGCTGGCGGTCCTGGTGACCGCCGCGTTCGCGATGATCCACCTCATCCCGGGCGACCCGGTGCGCGGCGCGCTCGGCCCGACCGCGCCCGCGGCCCTCGTCGAGGCGCGGCGCGAGTCCCTCGGGCTCAACGACCCGCTCTGGGAGCAGTACTGGCACTACCTCCAGGGCCTGTTCACCGGTGACCTCGGGACGTCGCTGACGATGCAGCTGCCCGTCTCCGACATCGTCGCGCAGCGGCTGCCCGCGACCCTGACGCTGGCCGTCCTGGGGTTCGTGGTGGCCGTCGCGGTGGCGGTCCCCCTCGGGGTCGCGATGGGCGTCGTCACCCGGCGCGGCCGGGGCCGGCGCAGCGAGCTGGCGTTCACCACCACCAGCGTCGTGCTCGGCACCATCCCCGACTTCCTCATCGGCGTCGGCCTCGTCTACGTGTTCGGGGTCAGCCTCGACTGGCTCCCGGTCGCCGGCAACGAGACCGCGGACGCCTACGTGCTGCCCGTCGCGGCGCTCGCCGTCGGTCCGGCCGCCATCCTGGCCCGGATCATCCGGGTCGAGATGGTCTCGGTGCTCGAGGCCGACTTCGTGCGCACCGCCCGCGCCAAGCGGCTGCCGGCCCGCACGGTCTACCTCGGTCACGCCCTGCCCAACGCGCTGACCGCGGCCCTCACGCTGGGCGGCCTGCTGCTCGGCAGCCTGGTCGCCGGCACCGTGCTGATCGAGAACGTCTTCGCCTGGCCGGGCCTCGGCAAGACCATCGTCTCCTCGATCCTCAGCAAGGACTACCCCGTGGTGCAGGCGATCGTGCTGGTCTACGGCGTCAGCGTGCTGCTGGCCAACACCGTCGTCGACGTCGCGCTCGCGCTGCTCGATCCCCGTTCCATGGTCGTGGAGGACTGA
- a CDS encoding dipeptide/oligopeptide/nickel ABC transporter permease/ATP-binding protein, translated as MARRWSRVLRTPLGLTASVLVLAVLLLAVAAPVLWSGRADAVDTDHILTGPSAQHWAGTDSLGRDILFRSLVAGRLSVELALLATGIGVVAGLLLGTAPLLVGRRLGRLVTTAVNIAVAFPGLLLALFFAVVFGVGATGAVLAIGLASAPSFARLVETLVAGVAALDYVSAARVAGVGRLRVLTRHVLPNIAEPLVVNATIAAGGALLAFAGLSFLGLGVQGPAYDWGRLLFEGVGTIYVNPAAALAPGLAVLLAGLALNLFGEVVAKGLGVTTVGGLPVPASTDQHPAADRPGAARGEHLAMAPSDLVLDVRDLRVSFPGPVGPVRCVRGVTFSVRHGEALGLVGESGSGKSLTALAVAQLIEEPGRVEASRLEFRGADLRAGARAHRHLLGTSMAMVFQDPMSSFNPTRRIGGQLAEVARHHQGMTRSDALARAVDRLRAVRVPEPERRASQYPHEFSGGMRQRAMIGMGIMGSPALIIADEPTTALDVTVQQQVLDLLQAIREEDDVALVLISHDVTVVREVCDRVLVMYAGRIVEDLPAARLRGGARHPYTRALVAAVPDMETDLDQPLAVVPGRPVDPVDVPAGCAFAARCPLADDHCRTVDPPLETAPDGSQVACWKPGVPMALDEATGEITGEVTGDREAVDAP; from the coding sequence ATGGCCCGCCGATGGTCCCGGGTGCTGCGCACCCCCCTCGGGCTGACCGCCAGCGTGCTGGTGCTCGCCGTCCTGCTCCTCGCGGTGGCGGCACCGGTGCTGTGGTCGGGCCGCGCCGACGCGGTCGACACCGACCACATCCTCACCGGCCCGTCGGCCCAGCACTGGGCGGGCACCGACAGCCTGGGCCGCGACATCCTCTTCCGCTCGCTGGTCGCCGGCCGGCTCTCGGTCGAGCTGGCGCTGCTCGCGACCGGGATCGGCGTCGTCGCCGGCCTGCTGCTCGGCACCGCCCCCCTGCTGGTCGGACGCCGCCTGGGCCGCCTGGTCACCACCGCGGTCAACATCGCGGTCGCCTTCCCGGGCCTGCTGCTCGCGCTGTTCTTCGCCGTCGTCTTCGGCGTCGGCGCCACCGGCGCGGTCCTGGCCATCGGCCTGGCCAGCGCGCCGTCGTTCGCGCGGCTCGTCGAGACGCTGGTCGCCGGGGTCGCCGCGCTCGACTACGTGTCCGCCGCGCGGGTGGCCGGCGTCGGGCGGCTGCGGGTGCTGACCCGCCACGTGCTGCCCAACATCGCCGAGCCCCTGGTCGTCAACGCGACCATCGCGGCGGGCGGGGCGCTGCTCGCCTTCGCCGGCCTGTCCTTCCTCGGCCTCGGCGTCCAGGGTCCGGCGTACGACTGGGGTCGGCTGCTGTTCGAGGGCGTCGGCACGATCTACGTCAACCCCGCCGCGGCCCTCGCCCCGGGCCTGGCCGTGCTGCTGGCCGGCCTGGCGCTCAACCTGTTCGGCGAGGTCGTGGCCAAGGGCCTCGGCGTCACCACGGTCGGCGGCCTCCCCGTCCCCGCGAGCACCGACCAGCACCCCGCCGCCGACCGGCCGGGCGCCGCCAGGGGCGAGCACCTCGCGATGGCCCCCTCCGACCTCGTGCTGGACGTGCGTGACCTGCGGGTGTCGTTCCCCGGGCCCGTGGGACCCGTGCGCTGCGTGCGCGGCGTCACCTTCTCGGTGCGCCACGGCGAGGCGCTCGGCCTGGTCGGGGAGTCGGGGTCGGGCAAGTCGCTCACCGCCCTGGCCGTCGCCCAGCTGATCGAGGAGCCGGGCCGCGTCGAGGCCTCGCGGCTCGAGTTCCGCGGTGCCGACCTGCGCGCCGGCGCCCGCGCCCACCGGCACCTGCTCGGCACGTCGATGGCGATGGTGTTCCAGGACCCGATGTCGTCGTTCAACCCGACCCGACGCATCGGCGGCCAGCTCGCCGAGGTGGCCCGCCACCACCAGGGCATGACCCGCTCGGACGCCCTCGCCCGCGCCGTGGACCGGCTGCGTGCGGTCCGGGTGCCCGAGCCCGAGCGGCGCGCGTCGCAGTACCCGCACGAGTTCTCCGGCGGCATGCGCCAGCGCGCCATGATCGGCATGGGCATCATGGGCAGCCCCGCGCTCATCATCGCCGACGAACCCACCACCGCCCTCGACGTGACCGTGCAGCAGCAGGTGCTCGACCTGCTGCAGGCCATCCGCGAGGAGGACGACGTGGCCCTGGTGCTCATCAGCCACGACGTGACCGTCGTGCGCGAGGTCTGCGACCGCGTCCTGGTGATGTACGCCGGCCGCATCGTGGAGGACCTGCCCGCGGCCCGGCTGCGCGGCGGCGCCCGCCACCCCTACACCCGTGCGCTGGTCGCGGCGGTGCCCGACATGGAGACCGACCTCGACCAGCCCCTGGCCGTCGTGCCCGGGCGCCCGGTCGACCCCGTCGACGTACCGGCCGGGTGCGCGTTCGCGGCCCGGTGCCCGCTCGCCGACGACCACTGCCGGACCGTGGACCCGCCGCTGGAGACGGCTCCCGACGGCAGCCAGGTCGCCTGCTGGAAGCCCGGCGTGCCGATGGCCCTCGACGAGGCCACCGGCGAGATCACCGGCGAGGTCACCGGCGACCGCGAGGCGGTGGACGCCCCGTGA
- the arsB gene encoding ACR3 family arsenite efflux transporter — protein sequence MSDPAQETATGASDDLDGAVLRRLSTLDRFLPVWIVAAMLVGLVLGRGVDGLDDVLSAVEVGSVSLPIAIGLLVMMYPVLAKVRYDRVGLVTSDRRLLAASILLNWVLGPALMFALAWLMLPDLPAYRTGLIIVGLARCIAMVLIWNDLACGDREAAAVLVAINSVFQIVAFAGLGYFYLEVLPGWLGLEQTALEVSVWEIARSVLVFLGIPLVAGFLTRFLGERAKGRAWYETTLLPRIGPVALYGLLFTIVVLFALQGDTITSRPWDVARIALPLLAYFALMWVGSFYLAYRLEMTYERSATLAFTAAGNNFELAIAVAIGVFGVTSGQALAGVVGPLIEVPVLVGLVYVALWARRFYPTAATAATPAVAAPRGAR from the coding sequence ATGAGCGACCCTGCGCAGGAGACCGCGACGGGCGCGTCCGACGACCTCGACGGCGCCGTGCTGCGGCGGCTGTCCACCCTCGACCGGTTCCTGCCGGTGTGGATCGTCGCGGCGATGCTCGTCGGACTGGTCCTGGGCCGCGGTGTCGACGGCCTGGACGACGTCCTGTCGGCCGTCGAGGTCGGCTCGGTCTCGCTGCCCATCGCGATCGGCCTGCTGGTGATGATGTACCCCGTGCTGGCGAAGGTCCGCTACGACCGGGTCGGCCTGGTCACCAGCGACCGGCGGCTCCTGGCCGCCTCGATCCTCCTCAACTGGGTCCTCGGGCCCGCGCTGATGTTCGCCCTGGCCTGGCTGATGCTGCCCGACCTCCCGGCCTACCGCACCGGCCTGATCATCGTCGGCCTGGCGCGGTGCATCGCCATGGTCCTGATCTGGAACGACCTGGCCTGCGGGGACCGCGAGGCCGCCGCGGTCCTGGTCGCGATCAACTCGGTCTTCCAGATCGTCGCGTTCGCCGGACTGGGCTACTTCTACCTCGAGGTCCTGCCGGGCTGGCTCGGTCTGGAGCAGACCGCGCTGGAGGTGTCGGTCTGGGAGATCGCCCGCTCGGTGCTGGTCTTCCTCGGCATCCCGCTCGTCGCCGGGTTCCTCACCCGCTTCCTGGGCGAGAGGGCCAAGGGTCGCGCGTGGTACGAGACCACCCTGCTGCCGCGGATCGGCCCGGTCGCGCTCTACGGCCTGCTGTTCACCATCGTCGTCCTGTTCGCCCTGCAGGGCGACACCATCACCAGCCGGCCGTGGGACGTGGCCCGTATCGCCCTGCCGCTGCTGGCCTACTTCGCCCTGATGTGGGTCGGCTCGTTCTACCTCGCCTACCGCCTGGAGATGACCTACGAGCGGTCGGCCACGCTGGCGTTCACGGCGGCCGGCAACAACTTCGAGCTGGCGATCGCGGTGGCCATCGGCGTCTTCGGCGTCACCTCCGGCCAGGCCCTGGCCGGGGTCGTCGGCCCGCTGATCGAGGTCCCCGTCCTCGTCGGCCTGGTCTACGTCGCCCTGTGGGCCCGCCGCTTCTACCCGACCGCCGCCACCGCGGCCACCCCCGCTGTCGCCGCACCTCGAGGAGCCCGATGA
- a CDS encoding ABC transporter ATP-binding protein gives MSELRFEDVTVRYGSARRPFTAVDGVSLTVPDGQVVGLVGESGSGKSTLARAAVGLAPLHGGRILLGGEPVPRRGRVRPLQMVFQDPFSSLDPRMTIRESVAEAMPPGTSRNERRAEVERLLALVHLDPAIGAALPGRLSGGQRQRVAFARALAARPEVVIADEITSALDVSIQGAVLNLVRELQRELGLSMLFISHNLAVVRYVASHVAVMYEGRIVEQGPVAQVLVEPQHDYTRQLLAAVPGTRPVRSAPSLRKPSPAPTAPTARSSS, from the coding sequence GTGAGCGAGCTGCGCTTCGAGGACGTCACGGTCCGCTACGGCAGCGCACGACGTCCGTTCACCGCCGTCGACGGCGTCAGCCTGACCGTGCCCGACGGGCAGGTCGTCGGCCTGGTCGGCGAGTCCGGCTCGGGCAAGTCGACGCTCGCCCGCGCGGCCGTCGGCCTCGCGCCGCTGCACGGCGGGCGGATCCTGCTCGGCGGGGAGCCGGTGCCCCGGCGGGGCCGGGTGCGCCCGCTGCAGATGGTCTTCCAGGACCCGTTCTCCTCCCTCGACCCGCGGATGACCATCCGCGAGAGCGTCGCCGAGGCGATGCCCCCGGGCACCTCGCGCAACGAGCGGCGGGCCGAGGTCGAGCGGCTGCTCGCGCTCGTCCACCTCGACCCGGCCATCGGCGCCGCCCTGCCGGGGCGGCTCTCCGGCGGGCAGCGGCAGCGGGTCGCGTTCGCCCGGGCGCTGGCCGCGCGCCCCGAGGTGGTCATCGCCGACGAGATCACCTCCGCGCTCGACGTCTCGATCCAGGGCGCCGTGCTCAACCTGGTCCGCGAGCTGCAGCGCGAGCTGGGTCTCTCGATGCTCTTCATCTCCCACAACCTGGCCGTGGTCCGCTACGTCGCCAGCCACGTCGCGGTGATGTACGAGGGCCGGATCGTCGAGCAGGGCCCCGTCGCCCAGGTGCTCGTCGAGCCGCAGCACGACTACACCCGCCAGCTGCTCGCCGCCGTCCCCGGGACCCGACCCGTCCGGTCCGCCCCCTCCCTACGCAAGCCCTCTCCCGCCCCCACCGCCCCCACCGCTAGGAGCTCCTCGTGA